The genomic stretch GCAGCTGAGGCGGCAGAAGATGCAGCTGAGGCGACGGCGGAGGTCACGGTGGCAGCAGCAGAGCTGGCAGCAGAGGCAGCACCGCTGGCGTTGGGAATGGTGATGGGCACACCAGCGGCCTTGCAAGTAGACTCGACAGCGGAGATGGCGGCTGCCTGGTCAGAAGGGTTGCAAGCCTTCTCAACGCAGGGCTGGACCTGAGAAAGGAGCTGGCCACCCTTTTGGCAGTGACACTTGAAGTCGGTGAGAGCAGAGCAGCCGTCGCTGGTCAATGGACCGATGAAGCAGTTAAGCTATTTAATGTTAGTCGAAGTTCAGGAAAAAACACAAGATGCGCGATTGACGCAGCAACGAACTGGAGAGACGTACAGCGCATGACGGGATGTTGTCAAGCTGGGCTGAGGCAACAGAGGCCAGAGCGATGATGGAGGCGATGGTGAAGCTCTTCATTATGACGGttgttttggtgttgatggaTTGGTATAGCGACAGGTATAAGATGTGTATAACGACAGTGGAGATGATGAGCAATCGAAGAAAGGAGATGGCACCAACTCTTTATATCAAACCAACCCGAGGCGCCCAATGGCTAAACAGGGATCAAGCTCGCCCGGCTCTGGCTCAATAAACAAGACCTTTGTTATGTGGGTCTTGCCCCCAGCCCGGATCATCGGGTAGCTCCCAGGAGGTATTGCTCGATGTGGCTGCACTTGATGAGGCCACCCCAGACTAAGTTGCTAGCCGCGGCTGTTCATGGCTGTAATTGCAAAATCCATTCATTACGGACTGAGCCGCTATGCTATTGACTTTGAGGAGATTCGAAAAAACGGAAAAGCATTTCTAGCCACCTAAGTGCGTGTCTAGATACAACGGTGCAATATGTCGATTGGGTGCCATCGAGCCACTGATTCGTTAGGTTTGCCTATGTGGGGATGTTACAGCGAGAAGAGAAGAATGGGGTGGAAGACCTGTCAAGGCGCCAAGAGGAGTGGCGTTGCAGACGCTAGAAAGCTTATTCTTATTGGATTGGAGTTCGCATGGGTGGGACGGAATGAACCGCTTCCAGGATAGCGCACATGGAGAGAGAATCCGGGGCATGCCTCGGGACCTGGAACCTACGCGCGGTGACGGGCGCAGCACTAACAACGTAACGTTTGATCAGGCGTGGCAAATAGAAACTGCTATTCGAACGACGCTCTTGGGTGGACGAGAAGCTGCCACGGCGTGGCCGCAAGCGCATGGCGACACACACACAACAATCGATATTCCGTCGCTCGATCCGTTGTAAACCCCGCAAAATCCTACCCGTTCTCGGTCAAAGAACCGGATATGGCGTTGCTAATGTTTCTCGCCTGAAAGGTTGCGCAGGCACATGCAGGAACCTAGCCAACGGCCTGAACGGATGTGTCATCCGAATGCGCACCCTTACACGCAGTTGTCCGGGCTCGGGAAGGCTGGTGGAGTAGCGTAGGTGCTGCCATGCCTACGTTTCGCTACACAGACATGCGTCAAACAGAGTGCTCCGACATGAAGTCGGAGGACGCCTCTCTCCTGCGCCGCAGTCAGTGAATACGATCAAATTGTTGAACACTAAGGTCGTGCGTGTTCCTTGCATCATTTAGATGCGGAGACAGCTTCCTCCTGAGGAAGGATCCGTCAATTCAGTGTGCCTGCTGAATCAAGTTCCTCGGCAACATGTGCCAGCCCAGTTTGTGGAAATGGTGCGGTAAAGAGGAGAAGCCGGGGGGAGATCTGGGGAAACAAGCGTCCTTGTCATGGTCATGGCTGTGACGAAGGCATTGCTACGCAGCTCATAGGTGCGCATGAGTCTACCGGGCCTTTGAGGTCAATTCAAACCCACAGCATGCGATTCTGTCGCTTGCCCAGTATTGCCGCAACATGGCAGATGCAGGATTCGGCGAGGGAACAGCGGCACAAGCTCATTTCCACTGCATGTCCCATGATCAGCTGGTTGTATCCGGGTATTGTGTGTCTGGGGGCGACGATCTTGAACGGGGTGATGATGGGCTCCTGTCGCAACACTTTGGTGAACATGTATTGGGAGCTCATTCGAAGGCGACGCACAGCCATGTGCCCAATTTATGTACCTACCCCATCACTGCTCGCATCTATACGTTTGTGAAATTCAGGAACGAGGAACAATAAAAATAGTTTGATGTGCATATGGCACGCGTGATGGCGCTTCCACCAAGTCCCCATCATGAAGAGATGGACCACCATATCCACAGACAGATGGTCAGATCGAAGTACTAGAAAGACGTTTGCTTAGGCAAAGCTCGCAGTCAGCTACAGGTCGTGCTTGATGAGCTCTCCGGATGTCCCAAAGGCCTGTACACCAAGACAAGTCGAGGCTGTCAGGTACGGTTCGCAGTCGGTGGCGTGATAGATACGGTTACCAAACACGATCTGCGGTGAAGCCAACCCAAAGTCCAATCCCGAAAAGGCGGCTTTGCAACTCGGTGATGCAGCTGAGGTATACATTTTACGTTGAGTGGTAGGTGGAGTGTCAAGGTGAAGGTGTATTCCTGTCAGCTGGATGAGATAAGACCTGGGACTCGGCGCTAACTCGGTTCACGTCAAGAGCAGGCAAAGGCGCGCTAGTGAAACTTCCATCAGTTGTTCGCGATGCAGCATTCACGACCAGGTAGGCTTTGCATATCGACATTTATCACAACCAGTACAGACTATTCATCGCTGGCGTTCCGGTCGCGACTACTCCGCTGTGACGTCTCTTCAACAAATTTCTCGCCCTCGTAACAACACGCCATAATGGCCGATACTGCAGCTTCGCGCCCCCCAAGCACAGCAGAACAGCTTATAAGGTCGTCGTCGAAGCGGACACGAGAGATATTCGCCGCCGATTTTGCCTCTTCTGCGGCGCTAGATCACGCCTCCAATGGTAGCTTCTCGATACATCCAACCACACCAGCACCCTCGGCCGCCGCAGACCAAGTAGGTGTCGCATCGCGTATTCGCAACGAATATGAGCACGTGCGCGATCTACCACCTGCGCTGGCTGCGAAAATGGCGAGTGCAGCATCTACAGCTGCTGAGCGACGTAAGAAGATCAAGGCGCAGAATGCTGAGGAGAAGGCTTCAGATCCCAAGATGCAAAGGATGATTGAGGGCGTCTCAGAAAAGGCGGACAAGGCTAAGGATGCACAGTCTATGCAGCTGGCAGTAAGGGCAGGAGGAAAGGGCGCCGCTCCAAATGCGCAGGGACCTACACCGAATAGGAACCAGACATCCAGCGCGCTGGTTAGGAAGGACGTTGTCAGGCAAGCGAAGCCCGACTGGCATGCGCCCTGGAAGGTCAAGACGGTCATCAGTGGCCACATGGGATGGGTAAGTGAAGTCTATACCCCACTATTCATAACAGGGACTGACTTGGATAGGTTCGATCAGTGGCCATGGAGCCTGGAAACCAATGGTTCGCTACTGGCGCCGCAGACAGAACCATCAAGCTTTGGGATCTCATCAGTGGCCAGTTGAAGATCACACTCACAGGACATATCTCGGCCGTCCGAGGGCTCGCAGTCAGCCCAAGGCACCCATACCTCTTTTCGTGCGGAGAAGACAAGATGGTCAAGTGCTGGGATCTGGAAACCAACAAAGTAATTCGACATTACCACGGCCATCTCAGCGGTGTCTACTCCTTATCGCTCCACCCAACCGTAGATGTGTTATGCACAGGAGGACGAGACGGTGTAGTCCGCGTATGGGACATGCGATCGCGCAGCAACATCCACGTCCTCGGCGGCCACAAGGGCACCATTTCCTCGATCCAATGCCAAGAAGCCGAACCCCAAGTCCTCTCTGGCAGTATGGACAGCACCATCCGCCTCTGGGACCTCGTCGCTGGAAAGACGCGCACAGTACTAACTCACCACAAGAAATCCGTCCGCTCCCTCGCCATCCACCCCACCGAATTCACCTTTGCCTCTGGCTCCGCACAATCCGCAAAGCAATGGCTCTGCCCCAACGGCGACTTTATGCAAAACTTCTCCCCCGTCGAGAGTATCATCAACACGCTGTCTGTAAACGAGGATAACATCATGTTTGCTGGTAGCGACAATGGCGAAGCTGCCTTCTACGACTGGAAGACTGGGCATCGCTTCCAACACACGGAGAGCATCGCGCAGCCTGGTTCCCTCCAGGCCGAAGCCGGTGTCATGTGCTCGACGTTTGATAAAACCGGTCTTCGTCTTATTACCGGTGAGTCGGATAAGTCGATCAAGATTTGGAAGCAGGATGAGAATGCGACCGAGGAAACGCATCCATTGGACTGGAAACCCACGCTGGGACGCCAGAAGTATTAGCGTGGGTATGTTGTATGCATTGGGCTTGGAGTTGGAAATGGTATTTCGGGGTATATAATGAGTTACTGTGTGGACTTTTCATATGCATCATCAGTCTGGCTGGGTGGATGACAGACAAGGCGCGGTACATGGATTTCTGTTCACTGTATGGTGAATCATTCGAAAAATGTATACTATCCCATATGAATGAACATGGCGAGACATGAAGTGCACCTAGGtgacataaaatactggacagtGTGGGCACGCACCCAAtagacgtgtctggcgactacagtggcttttttATACTAGtatgtccagtattttatgacacccgggtgaGTGAGTGCCTACATAATCGACATTCTGATACGATTGCAGCAAGCAAGTACAGCATGAATTTGATGGACATGTTAATGCAACCCTCAATAATCCCTAATACCCTCGTTGTACATCCGCCTTCGTAACCTACTCCGCACTACCAACGCCCATAACTCCCCTTCCAAACCACTCACTAATGACCGCGAAACCATCCCTACCCCTCTTGAGTGCATCCTGGAAGAGATCGTGTCTCTCCGCGCTTTCCACCTGCGCGCGCCTAATGGCCTTGACCGTCGCATTACTCGAGCTGCAAATGGGGCACTCAACCTCGGCATCATGCACATCCTCATCCGTACTGAGACAACTCTGATGATAGCTATGCTTGCACAGAAAGTGAACAACGGGTAACTCTAGAGTCTTCATGCACACCTGACAGCGCGAGTTCTGGAACACAGCAGGCTTAGTGTTGAGATTCTCTAGCTCGATCTTCTTGCTTTCCGTGTCAGCGCGGAAAGTCTCAATGTTACGGCGGTTTGCTGCAATTTCAGCGCGTTCGCGTTCGATGGTCGTACTGAGATAGGCCTTGATCATGCCCATAGTTGCGACGCCGTTGGTGGAAAGGGTCTGAATTACTTGAAGAGGAGCCATGAGGCCGTCGTCGTCAATCTTTTTGAGAACCGAATCCAGTTCGTCGCCAGCTTCAGCTAAGATTTCAGGCGATGAGGTAAAGTAGGCGAGTGCAGCGGGGTAGAGAGCTGGCTCCTCGGGGCCGTATTTTCGTAGCGCGCGAATGGCGCCTTGGGTGTCGTTTGCGGCGGTGTAGGAACGGAAGATGTCAAAGTGAAGTCCCTGTTGTTCGCGTACGAGGATCGCACCATCGCGGAAGTTGGAAAGATGAGAGAGTAATAAGACGTTCGAAGTGTCTATGGGTATGTCTTTTCCCTCGATGAGCTTCTTGGCTTTGTTTTCCCAGTCTTGTCGCTCGCCATCTTTCTTCGAGGACGCAGTATGCAAGTACATCTCGAATAGAGTGGTATACAGATCAACCTTGTCATCTTCGCGGAGGTCATCGGATGCAATACATGCTTCAAGAAACACTATGAATTCTTGAGCATGGTCGACGAATGCCGAGAAGGCAGTTCGCGGCTTTGGCACTTTGTACTCTGGCGCAGGCTCGTCTGTAGTCGTCTCGACGATTTGAGCTTGGCTCATAGTGTCTTTCTGCTCACCCGTGGGAGGCGACGCCAGTGCGTTGCTGTTCATATAGGGTAGCGGCAGCAATGCGGCAAGATTCTGTACAGCGCTTGATGCAACGCCTAAACCCATTCCTATGCCCCCTCCAGAGGAAGGAGCATTAGGTATGACTATAGCATCCTTCTTCGGTCGGAAAGTTCCAGTATAGTAATCGATGAACAGCTGCGTAGTGTCTCTGGGGATGTGCTGCAGCAGTACTGTAGCATACTTCATGAGATTGAAGTAAGCTACCTCGGGCTCTAGTCGCCATATATATGCCAAGGCCTCCGCATACCGTTTTGAATCCTCGATTAGCACGTCAACAACCAATTCATGCTCACCGTGTTTTCGAGCTAGGAAGGCTGCCTGGTCATAGTAGCCTCCCTGTCGGCACATGGAGATAGCAGTGTCCAGGTCGAACTTGAGGTCATCGGGTGATTTGATGAATTCTTCAAGCTTATCTACATCCTTGAGCTTAGCGTAGCAGTTCAACAGCAGGGTCGTGTGATCAGATGTCGCTTTGTGATGATCGTGAAGCTCTTCGAGATACTCTATCAGGTTATGTATCCTTTGCGTATCAAGGAACTGGGTTGATCGTCAGCGCACTGTCTGCTCCGGGACTGAAGTTCATTTACCTTCCGAATGACTTGGGATGGCTCCGTATTATCAATAGCCTTTAGATACTGTTGCATAGCGGTGTCGTAGTCCTGCTTGGAATACAAGTAGTCGCCAAATTTACGGAGAATGACATTTTGTTGCGAAGAATCCAGCCCTGCTTTCTGGGCTAGGTTGATGGCCAGGACGTATAGGTTACGTTGGTAGAGTATGTCCAATTTCTGTGCAAAGGGCTTCTCGTGATATCTGAGGATCTTGCTTTCGTCAGCTCACAATCGCCCATGGTCTGCAAGTACTATACCTTTCCGTCAATTGTAAAGACGAAGAGATCACCCCATTCGGATATGATGGCTTTCACTTGCGATGTCAACTGCTCCTGGTGCGCAACAAACCTCAGTTCGGTGTTAAGAAGGGTGAAACTAGACGTGTTGAAGACATCGTCGGCTGCCCCAACACCAAAAGCTCGGAGAGGGTTGGATCGGGGCATCGTATTTGACTTTGGAGGTGAAACGATGGCGACGTAATCTTTGTATACCGAGATCATCTTCTTCTCGCCCTCGTACGTGTATGGCGGCCCGCGACCATGCTGCCCGTAGTAGTATATAGCATCATTCCGTGCCACCACGACGTCTCGAGACGCCTTGTCTACGGCCATGCAGCCGACACCGCAACCATATTCGTCAAGTGACTTTGCAGGCTGCCCTTGTCCCCTTCCAGATATCACCAGTGTCAGGATACGCGCAGTGGTTGCGATGTATAGGGTTGTAATGCTTCCCTCACGGAACTCGATGCCAGTGATGGGCTCTTCAGATTCGAACACTGTCCGTTGCCGCGCGCCCCGATCGTGGATCAAATCGCCTCGTACGACGGTGACAGCGCCGTTTGCGAATCCGACAGCGAGTTGCGACAAGTCATCGAGGGCGGCAAATGCGGATATGGGGAACTGCTTGCGTCCATTGTGAACTGTGAGGGTGCTCTGACACCGCGGAATGCCCGTCTTCTTCTCTAGCTTGTCCAGAGCCCATACTTTTAGTATCGGCTCGGCTGACAGATCTTCTGCTATGGTGACTAGGAGCGAGGTGCCTTCAATCTGCTTCATGTGGGTGATTGCGCCTGCGTCATGGGCCTTGAATGCGCGCACGACCTTGAAGGCCTGCGACACGATGCGAACGACGCCATCTGCACTGCCAAAGAAGATGCTCTCTGACCCGGAGACTATGCACGTGATTTTCCCAACCTATGAATGTTTATAAGACGCTGTATTGTGGGCAGAGAAAGCTATTGCCATACCTCGGACAGGAAGGAGCTCTCGTCGTCCGGGAGCTTGACTTGCGAGACGTCGAAGAACTTGAACTGCCACTGTTCGCGCATTAGCCTTGCCATATTCCGGCGCAGGGGGTGAATGGATATACACTGACCGGAGTGACTGCCATAGTGCTATCGCTCCATGCTCGCCGTTGCTGCAATGGCAAGAGCGTCACTCTCCCAACCGTGGCTAAGCAGGTGCGATCCACCCGTCAGCCGTGCGCCCACCAATCGGCGGCAGCGATGTGTCGAGTGGCTGTGCACCGGGCTTGGCGCCAGCCCACTTGATTGTCTTGCTGCCTCACCCTCACCCTTTTCCTCTTCTTACCACCACACTCACCACCATTTAATCCATCTGCATCGGCGCTTCATCAACAGAAGGCCCCATCAAACGCGCTCCACTCTCTACGTTCGCGCAAGCCCACTTCGACTCTCTTATACACGAGTCCTCACCACCAGCGACGCGCCTGCTCTCCACAGCGCGCTCCTTTGTCCTCACAGCCTGTGCCACTACTCCAGTCGCGTCCAAACAAAGCTCCTCAGTCGCCCATCCGACATCAGTGCGCTCTCCCATCAACGCACGCTTAGCCCAAGTATTACCATCCCTCACCTACTCATCAACATGTCTTCGAACAAGATGGAGCAGAGCCTCGACGACATCCTTAAGGCTTCCAAGACCTCCCGCCGTGGCCGTGCTGGACGCCGCTCTGGTGCTGGACGTCCCGCCACTGCTCCCGCCCCTGTCGGAGGTGTTTCCAAGTCGACCAAGCAAGGCAAGCAGGCCAAGGCTACACCGACCGCGCCCGCAGCCTCTCTCAGCGGTGAGACGAAGATCATGGTATCTAACTTGGTATGTCTGCCCAGTCGATCCATGTGCGACTCCCGCTAACACGCAATAGCCACGGGACATCGATCAAGTCCAACTCCAGGTATGTAAGACCGATGCGGGTCTTTGAGCCTATTGTTGTCTCGCTTTTGCGAGCATATACGAGACCGACCCTACGAACCGAGCCTTTCTCTCTATCCTCCGGTACGGATGTTGAGCCATGCCTTGCAAAAAGTCACGCCGAGATCTGTGTTTGGGCACACATGTCTGGTATACGACTAGCAACATGCGAACACTCCAAAGTACCGCTGCGACGGAAGTGGGTGATCTATCTCCACAAGCTACACCGCTGAGTGTAAGCAAAGACGGCAGCGCAACAGGAACACTTTCCTCAATGCAATGCAGCAACTACAGCAGGCCAGCGAGCCGCGAGAAGCAAACGCAAAGTCAGTCACCGATGGCCCAAAGTTTACCTATGGGCGTGGGCAAGCATCGCAGAACTGTTTCGCAACGTTTCTGCACGTTACTCGTGGCAAATGCTCTCGCGCTGAGTTTGCTTTGTCTTATTGAACATAGAGTTCATTTTATCTGGATGAGGTCACCCACTTTCTGAGCGGCACTTTACAACCGCTTGATATGGAATCGACGATTACCCAACGCCGACGCCGGATTCGCAGCGAATGTTGCCTCTGTTTCTGCGAACTAAACCCCCAACACGACCACTAATACGCCTTGTAGGAATACTTTGTTTCAGCCGTCGGCGTGGGCCGACCGAAGAAGGTCCTCTTGCAATATGACGCCGCTGGCCGCAGTGTAGGCAGTGCAACTGTCATCTTCAACAGGCACGACCAAGCTACGAAGGCAACTGCCGCACTGGATGGTGTCAAGATCGACGGTCGCCCTGTTCGTGTCGAGATCCTCGTCAGCGCCAGCGCCATCCCGGCCACAACCCGTTCGACTTCTCTTGCCGACCGTGTTACGTGAGTGCATCCATTCGCCCCATCAGGAACATCTATTGACGATATACAGCCAAGCGAAAAAGGACAAGCCCAAGCCTGCTACAGCTGAAAAGGCCGCCGCTGGTGCCGCACGCGGCCGTGGTCAAACACGTGGTCGCGGAAAGGGCCGTGGAGGTCGCGACGCTCGTcccaagaagaagacagTCGAGGAGCTCGATGCTGAGATGGCCGACTACTTCCCTGGAGGCGAGACCAGCAATGCTGCCAATGGCGTTGAAGTTGCCCAGGTCACCGCCGGCGGTGACACTGCCATGGACGACGAGATGCTTTGAGCGCCTCTCCGGTTGGCACGCTTCCACTCTCATTTACCCTGTCATGATTTAATTGAGCATTGTTCAAAACTGTTTGGCTTTCCCGGTAGCCGGTCTGGTTTCACCTTTCTTTTCTTGGAAGCGCTATCTTTTCGAAATACTTCACGATGAACTGTCCGTGGCAAGCGGGCATCAGGTCAGCAGCGGGCGCGGTTCGGTTTTTGTACATTACCCATGAATGTCTCCTCTTCGGCTCACAAATTGCACTCTGAGCTCAGTTAGTTTCAATACAGAACGACCATGATAGAGGATCCCATTTACCATCTCACTGTTCAACATGGCATGTGTTCTCCTATTGGCACAGGTTAGGCTTTGATCTCTCCAGCTCTCGTACAGGGAGGCCAATGCTAAGGCGTCTAGGACGTTCCGTTCTTACATGGCCAAACGGTAACATTGGCCCTTTTGAGGGTGATATGCAAACCATGTGATCCTTCGCGCTCCCTAAAGAGCACAAGCTTGCCACAAGATGGCAGGGAGCTTACAGCTTGCTGACAGTAGTACGCTAGCGGAGGTATTCCGTGCCTGCAGCTGGGAGTTTGGGAGACCCCGCAGAAAAGTCTTGTTTAGTGTGGTTGATGGTCAACCAGGTTGGTTTAGATCGGGTCCGCACTTCGCAGCAACGGCTCTAGCAGCAGTCAACCAATACCAAGTGCAGTCGTAGTGCGGGTCATGATCTTCTCAGGACTTCCATTCTTGATGGTGTACCTTTCAGCCGAGAGTCGCCACGCTACGTATTACTATTACTTTGCTTCCCCGGGATTCCTAAACTGTATGGGGGCTTGCGGCTACCCTAGCTTCCGATCACGATGATGCTCGGCAAAAGGAAGCGCTCGTCCGATGCAGCTTATGGATCAGACGAGCTGGGTGCGATTGTTTATGTCTAGCATGGCCAGGTCGGAGGCATGCACGCAACGGATTACTCTAGCTTGGTGGGTGGATACAGCTGTCAACGTGTCCCGACACTCGCTCCAAAAGCAACCGAGGTGGCTGAGTCAGGAAGATAGGATTACCGTTTCCATCTTGACGTAGCTTCAGGAATGCTTCTTACAAGCGATGCATTGCTTCGTGGGCCATACGTTGGTAGTCTATTCAAAATGCGAGGATCAAGCTCGGCGCGTGGGTAGTGACGGCTTGTTTCGATGGCGTCCAGAGCGCGTTGCGCAGTGCGGGGGAGGGGTAGCTTTCACTGGCCGTAGGAGCGGGGCATGAAACCCTACCCTTGCACCAACAGCCACCCGGCCATGATGCATGAGACGCGCAACAGGCCACACAGCTTTCTTAAACGGGCTTTTGATAGCCGAGGCTTTCTAGGCAGCCGATCGTGCGGTTGTGGATTGCCCAGTGGAGATAACTCTAGTGGCGTCATGCGGAGCACCTAAGGGGTACTTAAGATTTCTTTGCGCCTCTACCCCTCACCCAGTCTTCCAGATCCATAACATCTTTTTTATTTTTCCCATATACCTCAATTTGTATTGACAGCCATGTCCGAGACGTCAGTCAAGCTCAAGACTCCCCAGACGGGCGAGTACGAACAGCCCACCGGCCTGTAAGTGATATAATCGGACCCCGAACTTTTTCGGAGGCTTTGTAATGCTTCGGGGTTACACTTTTGTCTCTTATATTATGACAGTGCTGATATCTGAACTAGCTTCATCAACAATGAGTGGGTAAAGTCGGTTGATGGCAAGACCATTGAGGTCATCAATCCATCCACTGAGGAGGTCATCTGCCATGTTGCCGAGGCCACCGAGAAGGATGTTGACATTGCTGTCGCTGCTGCACGCAAGGCCTTCAATGGTCCGTGGAGGAAGGAGACACCAGAGAACCGAGGCAAGCTGCTTGTCAAGCTGGCCGACCTATTTGAGAAGAACGCCGACCTTCTCGCTGCTGTTGAGGCTCTTGACAACGGCAAGGCTTTCTCCATGGCCAGGAACGTCGATGTACCTGCCGCTGCTGGTTGCTTGAGGTACTACGGAGGTTGGGCCGACAAGATCGAGGG from Pyrenophora tritici-repentis strain M4 chromosome 1, whole genome shotgun sequence encodes the following:
- a CDS encoding WD40 repeat protein, which produces MADTAASRPPSTAEQLIRSSSKRTREIFAADFASSAALDHASNGSFSIHPTTPAPSAAADQVGVASRIRNEYEHVRDLPPALAAKMASAASTAAERRKKIKAQNAEEKASDPKMQRMIEGVSEKADKAKDAQSMQLAVRAGGKGAAPNAQGPTPNRNQTSSALVRKDVVRQAKPDWHAPWKVKTVISGHMGWVRSVAMEPGNQWFATGAADRTIKLWDLISGQLKITLTGHISAVRGLAVSPRHPYLFSCGEDKMVKCWDLETNKVIRHYHGHLSGVYSLSLHPTVDVLCTGGRDGVVRVWDMRSRSNIHVLGGHKGTISSIQCQEAEPQVLSGSMDSTIRLWDLVAGKTRTVLTHHKKSVRSLAIHPTEFTFASGSAQSAKQWLCPNGDFMQNFSPVESIINTLSVNEDNIMFAGSDNGEAAFYDWKTGHRFQHTESIAQPGSLQAEAGVMCSTFDKTGLRLITGESDKSIKIWKQDENATEETHPLDWKPTLGRQKY
- a CDS encoding RNA-binding protein (RRM domain), with product MSSNKMEQSLDDILKASKTSRRGRAGRRSGAGRPATAPAPVGGVSKSTKQGKQAKATPTAPAASLSGETKIMVSNLPRDIDQVQLQEYFVSAVGVGRPKKVLLQYDAAGRSVGSATVIFNRHDQATKATAALDGVKIDGRPVRVEILVSASAIPATTRSTSLADRVTQAKKDKPKPATAEKAAAGAARGRGQTRGRGKGRGGRDARPKKKTVEELDAEMADYFPGGETSNAANGVEVAQVTAGGDTAMDDEML
- a CDS encoding Clathrin multi-domain protein, whose protein sequence is MKQIEGTSLLVTIAEDLSAEPILKVWALDKLEKKTGIPRCQSTLTVHNGRKQFPISAFAALDDLSQLAVGFANGAVTVVRGDLIHDRGARQRTVFESEEPITGIEFREGSITTLYIATTARILTLVISGRGQGQPAKSLDEYGCGVGCMAVDKASRDVVVARNDAIYYYGQHGRGPPYTYEGEKKMISVYKDYVAIVSPPKSNTMPRSNPLRAFGVGAADDVFNTSSFTLLNTELRFVAHQEQLTSQVKAIISEWGDLFVFTIDGKILRYHEKPFAQKLDILYQRNLYVLAINLAQKAGLDSSQQNVILRKFGDYLYSKQDYDTAMQQYLKAIDNTEPSQVIRKFLDTQRIHNLIEYLEELHDHHKATSDHTTLLLNCYAKLKDVDKLEEFIKSPDDLKFDLDTAISMCRQGGYYDQAAFLARKHGEHELVVDVLIEDSKRYAEALAYIWRLEPEVAYFNLMKYATVLLQHIPRDTTQLFIDYYTGTFRPKKDAIVIPNAPSSGGGIGMGLGVASSAVQNLAALLPLPYMNSNALASPPTGEQKDTMSQAQIVETTTDEPAPEYKVPKPRTAFSAFVDHAQEFIVFLEACIASDDLREDDKVDLYTTLFEMYLHTASSKKDGERQDWENKAKKLIEGKDIPIDTSNVLLLSHLSNFRDGAILVREQQGLHFDIFRSYTAANDTQGAIRALRKYGPEEPALYPAALAYFTSSPEILAEAGDELDSVLKKIDDDGLMAPLQVIQTLSTNGVATMGMIKAYLSTTIERERAEIAANRRNIETFRADTESKKIELENLNTKPAVFQNSRCQVCMKTLELPVVHFLCKHSYHQSCLSTDEDVHDAEVECPICSSSNATVKAIRRAQVESAERHDLFQDALKRGRDGFAVISEWFGRGVMGVGSAE